CGTCAGCTTAGGTTCCCTGATTTAAAGGAAACAACCCCAGAGTTGATAGTTTTTTAACGACGAAATGAACATGTGCAgctttttggtttaattttcGCGACAATAAACATCAACGATAAGAAACAGTCATGGCTGAATGGAGATTGGTCTCCGCTCCTTAGCAGTCAGCCGGCGCATGACCCGGGTAGGGGTGATGACGACCAGCGAGGGAGGAGTTTCCTATTAAATGCTGGGGGAAACTGTCTGGGTGGGGTCTGATAGTTTATAAACATAACTCAAATTAGGGACTACCAGTCAGGGCGATACAGTTTTATTACTGATATTATTGATATTAATTTGAAAGGCATTATCCCAGGTTCTTCCTCCCAGCTGTTGTTAGACTTTACAACCATCACTACTTCAACAAACTCAGTAAATATTTcacatccctgctgttatttgaatagtttttccatattctttaaaatagtCTGTACAGCAGACTATTCagcacacttttttttaaattatcctatttagttgcacatttctttaaacctgagtgctttttttaataattttttcttaCTTTGTTAATTTGCTGTTACCGTATAGTttcttatgttgttttttttaatattacattttacCTTGTGAATCTGCAGGCTTTCGTTTGATTttaactttgctgctggtacacctgaatttccacACTGAGggataaaaaaggatttttctaTTACGTCACCCTTTACCTGGCGACCTGCGGAGTCACTGCTGTACTGTAGTTGGCTCGTGCTTCTctctttttaaatcatttatggAGTAAACATTGGCATAGTAGTTGGAGTTAAGTGTATTTATCATATTTCACCTTTTGTAATGCACCTGATTTCTGTCCTACCTTTATTTATGGTaatgaaaatattaattatCTACAGCTGCCTGTGAATTAGGACGTTTAAAGGGCAAACCTTAGTGATGGGACTGCAGAGAACAGCAATTTAGTGTATGAATGTTGCACCTGTAGCCAACATTACTAAATAGTCAGAACCATGCAAGACAAACGTAACCCATGCAAAATATTCTTAAAGGTACAGGCCTGGAAAGTAGGTACACAATGGaagtctggaggagctgcagagattcaaagcttaggtgggagaatctcAACAGGGCAAGCTGTTAGTCGTGAACTCCATAAATCTGGCTTTTACGGACAAATAAAGTCATTGGAGGAAGCCATTAGAACCCTACAAGAAGCCAGaaggcacagcaaacatgtgggaaAAGATGCTCCTTTCAGACGAGATCAAAACTGTACTTTTTGGCCTACGTTTGGTGAAACATGAATACTGctcaccatccctactgtgaaacatggtggtggcagcatcatgttttggggttgttttcacataaaatcctgtcTCGATGAATTATGataaagtttatggttgtaacgtGATGAAGTCTGTAAAATCTCAAGGTAATCTGCTGTGTGTGAATTTTACAGACTGGGGAGCTCCTGAAGTCCAAACTGAGCCTAGACGACAACACAATCCGGCGCATTTGTGAAAAATTCAAGCTGAAGCTGCTGCATGAaagttctgaccagcttcctggCACATCCAAAGATGACCTCCGCGTGTGCCACTGGGAGGAAAGCATTGCAGAGACTATAGGAAGTTGCTCCATATCCGATCTGGCTTCTCAGTGCTACTATTTGTGGAAGAACAGTCGCCTGGAGAATCTGTGCCTGACTCCTGAAGTGTGCAACCTCCTGATGCAACTCCGCAGCAGAtacaagctgctgctgctcaccAACGGGGAAGCCCAGACTCAGAGGGAGAAGGTGGAGGCAGTCAATTGTGAGGAGTTCTTCGATGCTGTAGTGATCGCTGGAGATCACGCCGAGCAGAAACCCTTCCCGTCCATCTTCCAGTTGTGTTTCAACAAGCTGGAGGTGGAGGCATGGGACTGCGTTATGGTGGGGGACTCTCTGGACACCGATGTTCAGGGGGGCTTCAATGCTGGAGTTCGGGCCACAGTGTGGATTCACAGAGCTGAGGGGTCTGTGTTAGATGGTCCAGTGAAACCAGActacaccatccccactgtgctCGACCTGCCCCGTATCCTGGCACAGCTGCAGAACTGTACATGTGAATGATGGTGTTGGTTTTATGGGATTCCTCTTTATTCTCTatgtttacaaatgtttttattttttcttaccaactttttagcattttattgtaattttaagaGACAACACTACATTGAAGTATAAATTATCATTGTACAACCTcaattattaaataaagaatAACTGGGTGCACAGGTTATAATTTTTCTTATTATACATTCTTGGCCAATCTTCTTGGACGAATTGGAGgagttcatttaaactggttggtttccaGGCATAGACCTGGATTATAAGGTTGGCTCACAAGGTTTCAATGGGGCTAAGGTTTGGGAAGGTGCTTCCAGAAGGTTAATGTTACCCTGCTTTGTATATTTATCCTACAGAAATTTGCAGATGGACAACCCAGAtgccttctggagaaaggtttgcAAATAAGTAAATGATGGTGGTACAACCATGATCTGGGGCCATCAAAGCTTGATATCATGTTTTATCCACCATGTTTGATATCCTTGTCCTGACGGGACACCCTGAAGTCTCCAAGTTTAAATCAGCTAGTTGTTGAGGTGAAGCTGAAGAATTCAGAGGTACTTCTCCATCTTCATTTACTCCATCCACTAGTACCACTGTTAGGGGATGGAAAGCTACACCCAAGTCccagtgttttgatgctcctTGTCCAACTAAAGTAATTGATAAATATCAGACCAACTGCTGTACAAACCTAAAACCAGGAACTAAAGTTAAaacagtcataaaaataaatgtaccataAACTTGGATGAAATGAGACCTCCACAGTGGGGATGTCTCCATAGGTCTTTCAGGTAAGCGACTGGCTGGCGGCGTAACATCGGTCTGCGCATGCGCAGTGCCGTAAGGTAGGACGGGTCGTCGGGTAGGATTGTCACTACACCGGTCCAGCATATACCGCGGTTTTAAAGTCCCGGATCGGCGCGCTTCGATCAAGAGaaacaaactttgtttttatttatcattgaaaattatttttcaaatttgtgAAAAACGTTTTATGATGTTTTAGAACTGCAAAGAAAGGCTAGTAAAGAACGGACCAGAGATCAGTTGTTCTGATATATAAACAATCCAGTATACGAGTTGTCCCTGAATGCACCTTAAAGGTTCAGCTCTCCTCACATTACAACAGGCAGCTGGATTTGGACCTTAGCTAATCGTTGTCCAGTACCAGTACGTGTTTATATTCGGCTCCAGGTTGTGAGGTAAGTATTGAAAAACATATCTATTGTTGGAAGggtcaaataaatcattaaaagtcaCATGATGACTGTAAGGAagcatgtttccagaactctcCACAACCAACTGTTGTTTAATCATTTTATGAATCagcctttaaaataaaactgctacAGTTTAACGTCTTTTATTCAGTGGTCATTGGAACATGAACACGGAACATTTAAACGTCAACATGTTGGCGTCTCTGCATCAGGAGAGAGGTTTGGTGTTTTCTTCCATCAAATTTAAAGGcaactttttccttttcctcctGGAAATTTCACTTAACATCTAGTTTGACTTTGATGTTCATCGCTGCGAGCTCAGCCACAAAGTAACGAAAAACATAAGGAACGGACACGGAGTCAATAGAGTCGCTCTTCCCACACAAGGTGCACACGGTCTCCCGGTGGCGCATGGCCGACCAGAAGGGCGGGGGTTTCTCCAGCAGCGGGGACAGCAGGCTGCCACAGTCCACGCACACCTGAGCCACAGAGCGGTCCGAGCAGTTAAACAGACGGTCTTGGAGCAGGAAGGAAGAGCCGTGGGCCAGCAGGGCGTCACGCTCCATCTCCCCGAAACGAATGCCTCCCTGGATGTTCCTTCCTCCGACTGGCTGGTTGGTCACCTTATCCCGCGCTCCCGTTGTCCTCACCTGGAATTTGTCGGAGACCATGTGGCGCAGCCGCTGGTAGTAGACGACGCCAATGAAGATGTCCGCCTCCAGTTCCTGTCCGCTCAGTCCGCTGTAGAGCCGCTCCGTGCCGTAGTAGTTGTAGCCGCCCGCCCGGAGCAGTTCTCCAAAGTACTCGAGCGCAGAGTTCTCCTCGGAGAAGGTGAAGGGCGTTGCGTCGTGGCTCAGACCGTGCAGGGCGGCCGACTTTCCGGCCATGCTCTCGATCAGCATCCCGATCGTCATACGGGATGGGAAACCGTGTGGGTTGAACAGGATGTCCGGAGTCATGCCACTCTCGGTGAAGGGCATGTCCTCCGCCGGCCACAGGCGGCTCAGGATGCCCTTCTGACCGTGGCGACTGGCGAACTTGTCACCGATGGTGGGGTTTCGTGGCACTCGTACGGTGATGCAGACACGTTTAAAATGACCCGAGCCCATGTCGTTGCTGCATAACTTTATGTTGTCGACCACACAAGCCTCTTGGCTCCTACAGACACAAaaatttaaagttctttaaGTCTGGCGCTTAATTTTCATGACAAAAGTTCAGTTCTGTGCAAAAGTTCTTGTTACAATCTCAaacttctgtgtattttatgtaatagatcaGCACAAATCGCCCATAATTGTGTAGCAGATGGAAAATGATACTgtggtttaaaattattttttattaacgAGTTTGGAATAAAAACTAGTAGAACCacctttgattaggccattttaacacatgaatatgctttgatctaaaccattttttggtttagaagaaaaacatccccacgtcatgatgctgccaccaccatgtctcattAATGGGATGGTGTGTTAATGGTGATGTGCAATTTCTGCCCCACATAGCATTtaacaataaagcaaaaacaaaatcccatttCACCCACTTCTAATGGACTCTCTTTCAGCAATGCCTTTCTTCTTGCCCCCGTTTCTTACAGGCCAAATTTGTGGGGTGCACAACTCATGGTTGTCCCATTAACAGATTCTCCCGAGTtgtggatatctgcagctcctccagtgttacCATGGGCCTTATGGCTGCTTCTCCTGGCCCGCCTGTCAGTTTACGTGGATGGTCCTGTCCCTGAGGCCTTCGCAGAATAGCAGTAGTTTCactgagattaaactacacATGTGCTCAGGTGGATTTAATATTTGGGTGACATCTGAAGGAAACTGATTGCAGGATCCAAATGCTTACAACACGTTTACAATTTTGCTTTGTAAAATAAgctatgtgctactttgtattggtctgttacataaaatccaaaaaacACAGTCAAGTTTGTATTTGTAATGTTATACGGTTAaatggggtgtgaatacttttgcaaggtgctaGAAATGAGAAATATGACAGTTACTTGTAGAAGGTGACGTAGCTTTGGCCTGTGTTCAGGTTGATGTAGCTGTAGTAGGGGTCTCCGTAATGAAGCACTGATCCGATGTGAGGCAGCCCATCAACATCCAGTTTTCCATTTACCTTCGGATCGCCTGGCTTGGTCCCGAACACGACACCATCTTCTCCCCTCACCTTTTCAGCCAGGTCCACTAACTCGGTCTTATAGATACTCCCGTGAGCAAAGCCTCTCTCCCACGATGACTTGTTCACAATCTAATGAGATCGAAAAGCATCAGAATTTCTTCCATAAAACAACAGGAAGCAGAGAGTAAATTTAGGTCTACCATGGCGTCTTCCATGTCGTAGCCCGTGTAGGATATGACAGCCACAATGGCGTTGGTGCCGCTCGGGTAGTTGTCCAGGTTGTAATGGTCGTACATGTAGGGCCTGACCAGAGCGCTCTGTGGGGTCTGGAGCCGGTAGAGTTTGTTATCAGAGCGATCCATGAATGAGTGCAGCGGGAAACCCATAGTCTGCTTACCTTAAAGGTAAGAAATAGATGATTAATATAATTCATTTCACAACTCTACAGCTTAAATATCTGCtagaagaaaatgtaattattttatagCATGCAACGCCCCTTGCATGACGTGGCGACCCCTGACTTACCCATCTGACACTGGTACATGTTCCTGGGACTCTGGTTGTGGTCTGAGTAAGGGATGAAGTTGGCCACCACACTGAGCATACTGTGAGGGAACAACTCCTGGTGTGTTGTAACACCTGGTTCTATCTCCCCCTCCATGATCCCCACGTTGATGTAAAGCTGCAGTCAAACGGACGGGATGTTGTTGGTTGTGCTTCTAAATACAGATCTCATAATTATCAGAATAAATGCTTTAACGATAGTATCACCAAGAGGTCAACGTTTCCCTTTGAGGGTTTTGATCCATATTTAATTGAGTTAAAGTGCCTTTCAAAAACGTATTCACACCATTTACAATTTACCACATTTGTCCAGTTAAAACCACAACCAcaaaagtgtattttattgggattttatgggacagaccagcacaaagtagtgcctaATTTTAAGTACCATCATGCatagctttaaaacaaaaaatacaattagAAATGTGCATTTTCATTCATCCTCCCTGAGTCAATATGCTGaataaccaccttttgctgaaattacagctgcaggtcttttggggtatgtcccTACCAGCGATGCGCATCTAGAGAATATAAGGAACCATACAAGTGTTATAATTTACCTGCTCAAAGGTCCCAATCAACTCTTGATTCCCAAGAGCTAAGTTCTGCACAGGTCGCATCATGCGGCATGGTGTTGTGAACAGAAACAGGCCTGGATATAAGCTGGCCTTCCCTGTTTTTGGAACCAGGACAATCTCAGTCCAGGGAGGAACATTCTTCTGTCCCAGCACCTGAAGGTAGAgcttaaatatttagttaacaTGCAAACAGGACGGGGGAGAGATGATATATTCATGCAGTTCACGCACCTTAAATCTCCGTAGCGAGTCGACAACAGCTGAAGCCAAGTCAGCCTCCACCCAGCCCACAACAGCTCCATCCAAGATCACAGGGTAGCAGTCTGAAAAGGCTTGGCCAGGAGATCCATCCACCGGGGTCACACCTGCAACAGCAGGCAGAGACTGTTGAAATAAAAGACTCCGGAAAGAAAGAAATGGATGAGCTTCGTCTAAATTCCCGCCTTACCGAGGGAGCACAGCAGAGCAGGCAGGGATGTAGTGTAGGTGGTGGTAGCAACAATCTCACAGCTGGCAGTCATGTGGTTCATGAGTCCACACGGCTCTCCGTCCGGAGTGTGGACGGGGCACAAGAAGCCccaggactctggcagcagcTTCCTAACAGACGTGGTCCTCATCTTGGCGAACGCCGCTCCTCTGTGCACACAGCGGAAGTGGGACAGGTAGCGTATGAAGTTGAGCTTGTCGGCTACAACGCAGAGGCCCGTGTTCTGCAGCATGCCGAGACCTGTGAGGAGGAAAAGGACTTTGCAGTAAACAGAACACACAGATATCACCTTTCACCGACAAGGAGGTCTTTTCTCTAACGATATTTCAAAATGTCCTTCATGGACCTTTTAGATTTATCCACAACAAGCTACTATCCCACACAGATGGTGCTCCGAATGTTTTTATAACCTTAAAGTACAATGCTCAGAGTGTAAATATGAAATATCTTAATTTGTAACTTAGAAAGTCATAGAGCTTTATTTGTAACTTTAAAAGGTGACCAATGTGTCAAACACTGAACTcgtcttatttattttataagatGAAACCTTGATTATGAAAACACCTCGAGGCAGAAGGTAGTTTCATCTACAAGGGTAGTTTGTTGAGATTTTTAGGTCTTGCTTTAATGTAACTAACTGCAAATTTTAAATCATAACAGTATGTGCAAATTAATCTACAGCACCAAGCTGAGGGCAACAAGTTGGTATTTGCTTTGATGTGACTAGAGTTAAgcattttattccatttttatttgaattctgTTTCGTTGTAATCaaatacaatgacaataaaggaaTCTACATACTccgctcaaaaaaataaagggaacactcaaataacacatcctagatctgaatgaatgaaatattctcattgaatactttgttctgtacaaagtttaatgtgctgacaacaaaatcacaccatgatgtcccagatgtgctcaatcggattcaggtctgaggaacgggcgggccagtccatagcttcaatgtcttcatcttgcaggaactgctgacacactccagccacatgaggtctagcattgtcctgcattaggaggaacccagggccaaccataccagcatatggtctcacaaggggtctgaggatctcatctcggtacctaatggcagtcaggctacctctggtgagcacatggaagAGATGCCACCCCAcgccattactgacccactgccaaaccggtcatgctgaaggatgttgcaggcagcagatctctctccacggtgtctccagactctgtcacgtctgtcacatgtgctcagtgtgaacctgctttcatctgtgaagatcacagggcgccagtggcgaatttgccagtcctggtgttctctggcaaatgccaagcgtcctgcacggtgttgggctgtgagcacaacccccatttgtggacgtcgggccctcataccatcctcatggagtcggtttctaaccgtttgtgcagacacatgcacatttgtggcctgctggaggtcattttgcagggctctggctgtgctcctcctgttcctccttccacaaaggtggaggtagcggtcctgctgctgggttgttgccctcctacggcctcctccacgtctcctggtgtcttggcctgtctcctggtagcgcctccaggctctggacactacgctgacagacacagcaaaccttcttgccacagctcgcattgatgtgccatcctggatgagctgcactacctgagccacttgtgtgggttgtagagtccgtctcatgttaccacgagtgtgaaagcaccaccaacattcaaaagtgaccaaaacatcagccagaaagcatcggtactgagaagtggtctgtggtccccacctgcagaaccactcctttattgagtgtcttgctaatcaccaaagatttccccctgttgtttatttcatttgaacagcagctgtgaaattgattgtcaatcagtgttgcttcctaagtggacagtttgatttcacgaACTGGGCCAGAACCAGTAGCCTTACAGCCTGGCCGAGCTTTTGGCAGGAACAAAAGCTGTTGTGACAAGGTTTCCATGTCTACAAACTGAGAGATGGACTGTTGGAGCAGCACACCTGGAGCGATCCAGTCAGATCTGTTAGTGAGTCAACAGTCTGATATCTGGACCACAATAGGCCCTCTTTCTCTGTGCTACCAAGTGTTCTGGTGCGGCAGGATGACAGACCCAAAGGCAGTTCCCAGACTTCAAGATATTAGAAGTTAAAATTCTAGCATGAATCCTTTACTTCAATCTGTTGATAGATCAATAAAGTTTTGATAAATTAAACCTTTAATCAGccttgatattttattattcagaAGACCTTTCCAATTTTTTCCCTACAGAAGTAGAattatttttgcatgttttcattttatttttacttaattaAATAGCTAGGAATTAGACCTTAGCATAGATAATGATGAAATTCATAATTTCCTATactatttgttctcttttttcgTATATAATCCTTTAttgaaatgtaaatatatttaattgatAATAAATTAATCGTTATCTGAAAAATCTCTTGCCTTCTTTAACACTGAGAATCCTTCAAAGTTTTGATATGTAATGAGGCTGAGACAGATATATTTATCTGTCTCACAGagttgatgcaatctgctgggtttccttagatagaagaacttttaaccaatttgaataaataactgaatctgactaaaCTGTTTGATAGGTAGGATTTatttgaatgtatgtacctgacttgaaatctgtatgattggcttgaattgactttgtaaagtgccttgagacgatatgCGTTGTGAAtcggagctatataaataaaatgaattgaactTATGATTTATATAAATACAGGATGACAAAGCTTTCTGTAACTCATCTCAAACATCTATGGGGTTCTTGTGTCCGTACCGGTCTTGGAGTGGAGGCTCCCGGTGGCCATCAAATATTCAAAAGGTTTGGTTAAATCTGATCCCATGTTCAACATCTTCATCACATTTTCAGTGCTCCATCCACCGCTCAGTTTAGACCCTCGTTTGTCGAAGCACAGCTTTACGGACGACAGCCATGCCGTCATTTTTTCCTGTGAATGATTCAAAGGAGGATTCAGGAGGAACAAAAATAATACTTCCACCAttatatttcagattttgttgtGTAATTCATGTTTGACCGGGTTCATACAGTGTCCTGAATTCCCAGTTCTTATGGccattttaaaagctaaaatacaaAAGTTTCAACAGTCGTCCACCTTTAAATATGGGACAACTAGGAAGGATGGACAGACGAAAGGCAAGAGGACACTAGGaatgaaagaaggaaggaaacaataaaagaaagaagaatggaatgaaggaaggaaggacatgaaaataaaaaggacagAGGAAAGGAAGGCCACATGAAAGGAAGCGCActaggagggaaggaaggatgaaaaaaggacaaacacaagaaagaaagaacaagaaCAAGGATCTAAGAAAGGGCagaaggaaggaaaataatgtcaggataaataaatattattctaaaattaattttctgtttCCATACTTTTTGAAACCTGGGAAATATTAAAACCAAATTTCACACACTTCCAAACCTTAAAAGGAACCCTGGAGAGAAGAAGTAGAAACACAGATTAGGGCTAAAATGTTGAAACTTACCTTCAAGAACATGAGGCAGAGCTGACCAGGAGTGAGAACCTCCTGACACATCAAGCTGTCCGGGTTCTCCTCCATGCACTCTTGTTTGGCATATGTGAAAAGCTTCCGGGTCACGAGACAAAGCAGGTAGAACTTCTCCAAGTCTGACTTCAGGTGGATGCAGATGCATTCGCTGTACAGAACACACATCGTTTGGCTAAAGTAGAAACTTTTAAAAGCTGTGAAGAACTTCTGCTGGACAAGGCTGTGAATGTAATAAAGTGCTACTGGGGACATCCTTGACTTGTAATAACTGTATGTATTGATTTTATTCATTAGGAATAAgtggcatttttttttatataagcaGGTGACTGAACATTAAGGTTCCATGTGAAACATTGATGTTTTGGCATTTTCagaaaatctgaacaaaactaaaACTCATGCACGATATTCTGACACGTGGGCGTGACAccatgagtttttatttttttacctttttcacaatattctaattttctgggaaactgaattttgggtgtttattatttgtaagaaataaacacttaataTATTACATTCTAtgtgttatacaggtccttctcaaaatattagcatattgtaataaagttcattattttccataatgtcatgatgaaaatttaacattcatatattttagattcagtcagtcagtcattttctaccgcttattccatagtgggtcacgggagagctggtgcctatctccagcagtctatgggcgagaggcaggatacaccctggacaggtcgccagtccgtcacagggcaacacacaaacaaccatgcattagattcattgcacactaactgaaatatttcaggtcttttattgtcttaatacggatgattttggcatacagctcatgaaaacccaatattcctatctcacaaaattagcatatcattaaaagggtctctaaacgagctatgaacctaatcatctgaatcaacgagttaactctaaacacctgcaaaagattcctgaggcctttaaaactcccagcctggttcatcaatcaaaaccccaatcatgggtaagactgccgacctgactgctgtccagaaggccactattgacaccctcaagcaagagggtaagacacagaaagacatttctgaacgaataggctgttcccagagtgctgtatcaaggcacctcagtgggaagtctgtgggaaggaaaaagtgtggcagaaaacgctgcacaacgagaagaggtgaccggaccctgaggaagattctggagaagggccgattccagaccttcggggacctgcggaagcagtggactgagtctggagtagaaacatccagagccaccgtgcacaggcgtgtgcaggaaatgggctacaggtgccgcattccccagacctgggctacagagaagcagcactggactgttgctcagtggtccaaagtacttgtttcagatgaaagcaaattctgcatgtcattcggaaatcaaggtgccacagtctggaggaagactggggagaaggaaatgccaaaatgccagaagtccagtgtcaagtacccacagtcagtgatggtctggggtgccgtgtcagctgctggtgttggtccactgtgttttatcaagggcagggtcaatgcagctagctatcaggagattttggagcacttcatgcttccatctgctgaaaagctttatggagatgaagttttcatttttcagcacgacctggcacctgctcacagtgccaaaaccactggtaaatggtttactgaccatggtatcactgtgctcaattggcctgccaactctcctgacctgaaccccatagagaatctgtgggatattgtgaagagaacgttgagagactcaagacccaacactctggatgagctaaaggccgctatcgaagcatcctgggcctccataagacctcagcagtgccacaggctgattgcctccatgccacgccgcattgaagcagtcatttctgcaaaaggattcctgaccaagtattgagtgcataactgtacatgattatttgaaggttaacgttttttgtattaaaaacacttttcttttattggtcggatgaaatatgctaattttgtgagataggaattttgggttttcatgagctgtatgccacaatcatccgtattaagacaataaaagacctgaaatatttcagttagtgtgcaatgaatctaaaatatatgaa
This genomic stretch from Girardinichthys multiradiatus isolate DD_20200921_A chromosome 22, DD_fGirMul_XY1, whole genome shotgun sequence harbors:
- the LOC124859450 gene encoding N-acylneuraminate-9-phosphatase, producing MEGKAVKAILFDLDNTLIETSRAGEVALQKTGELLKSKLSLDDNTIRRICEKFKLKLLHESSDQLPGTSKDDLRVCHWEESIAETIGSCSISDLASQCYYLWKNSRLENLCLTPEVCNLLMQLRSRYKLLLLTNGEAQTQREKVEAVNCEEFFDAVVIAGDHAEQKPFPSIFQLCFNKLEVEAWDCVMVGDSLDTDVQGGFNAGVRATVWIHRAEGSVLDGPVKPDYTIPTVLDLPRILAQLQNCTCE
- the polr1b gene encoding DNA-directed RNA polymerase I subunit RPA2; this translates as MELSAKWMNVPHGPSLKNLTDGGFGRLKEKQHAAVQDLTKAHIESFDQAVTEGLGRVVQAIPPLEFMFKQDKVTLAFVEATIHNPVVSKGSICSEMKVYPAECRGRRCSYKGKLVADISWAINGTSKGVIKQSLGQLPIMVKSKLCNLHGLSPKELVKHHEEAEEMGGYFIMNGIEKVIRMLIMPRRNYPIAMSRPKWKSRGQGYTEYGISMHCVRNEHSAINMNLHYLENGTMMLNFIYQKELFFIPLGFALKALVDFTDFQIYQELIKGHENNSFYKTCVSEMLRMVSEEGCTTRSKVLDYLGERFRVKLTVPEWYTNEQCATFLLSECICIHLKSDLEKFYLLCLVTRKLFTYAKQECMEENPDSLMCQEVLTPGQLCLMFLKEKMTAWLSSVKLCFDKRGSKLSGGWSTENVMKMLNMGSDLTKPFEYLMATGSLHSKTGLGMLQNTGLCVVADKLNFIRYLSHFRCVHRGAAFAKMRTTSVRKLLPESWGFLCPVHTPDGEPCGLMNHMTASCEIVATTTYTTSLPALLCSLGVTPVDGSPGQAFSDCYPVILDGAVVGWVEADLASAVVDSLRRFKVLGQKNVPPWTEIVLVPKTGKASLYPGLFLFTTPCRMMRPVQNLALGNQELIGTFEQLYINVGIMEGEIEPGVTTHQELFPHSMLSVVANFIPYSDHNQSPRNMYQCQMGKQTMGFPLHSFMDRSDNKLYRLQTPQSALVRPYMYDHYNLDNYPSGTNAIVAVISYTGYDMEDAMIVNKSSWERGFAHGSIYKTELVDLAEKVRGEDGVVFGTKPGDPKVNGKLDVDGLPHIGSVLHYGDPYYSYINLNTGQSYVTFYKSQEACVVDNIKLCSNDMGSGHFKRVCITVRVPRNPTIGDKFASRHGQKGILSRLWPAEDMPFTESGMTPDILFNPHGFPSRMTIGMLIESMAGKSAALHGLSHDATPFTFSEENSALEYFGELLRAGGYNYYGTERLYSGLSGQELEADIFIGVVYYQRLRHMVSDKFQVRTTGARDKVTNQPVGGRNIQGGIRFGEMERDALLAHGSSFLLQDRLFNCSDRSVAQVCVDCGSLLSPLLEKPPPFWSAMRHRETVCTLCGKSDSIDSVSVPYVFRYFVAELAAMNIKVKLDVK